In Maridesulfovibrio sp., a single genomic region encodes these proteins:
- a CDS encoding rhodanese-like domain-containing protein, giving the protein MNLLDQIISEMDFDFLSSGKHTMNVEGMRKCLGDNDTVFIDVRTGKEIGYVSFPFATHIPMNELPERISEVPRDKQVVLFCSSVFRAAVSYTYLRANGFERVKGMAASMEDMVQAFKPGPLGKM; this is encoded by the coding sequence ATGAATTTGCTGGACCAGATAATTTCTGAAATGGATTTTGATTTTTTAAGTTCCGGAAAGCATACTATGAATGTGGAAGGCATGCGCAAATGCCTTGGAGACAATGACACCGTGTTTATTGACGTGCGCACCGGAAAGGAAATCGGCTATGTGTCCTTCCCCTTTGCCACACACATTCCCATGAACGAACTGCCGGAACGTATTTCCGAAGTGCCGCGCGATAAACAGGTCGTGCTGTTCTGCTCGTCCGTATTCCGGGCTGCCGTGTCCTATACCTACCTGCGGGCCAACGGGTTTGAGCGGGTTAAGGGAATGGCTGCTTCCATGGAAGACATGGTTCAGGCTTTCAAGCCCGGTCCGCTCGGCAAGATGTAA
- a CDS encoding sulfite exporter TauE/SafE family protein, translating to MDTLTIAISLLSFALSFIFALGGVGSALVLIPTLVWLGIPFNLARPTGLFVNALSMSGATYSNFREKRLDLKLGIPIVVSSVAIAPLGAWVGHLLPGHYVMYAFIAFLCFSGLMMMFFKKSKYENQYREDRPFTGPFLVGVLAGFFSGLLGVGGGGIISPLMIMQGFNPKKVATVTAFSVPFSSITAFAAYALMGSISVRLLIFAGLAAWAGGYMGTGFMHNRMKPGTVKKCLGAVLLLLAARLLWVVLTG from the coding sequence ATGGATACTCTTACCATCGCGATATCACTGCTTTCGTTTGCTCTGAGTTTCATCTTCGCTCTCGGCGGGGTGGGCTCTGCTTTGGTGCTTATTCCCACTCTTGTATGGCTTGGAATACCGTTCAACCTTGCCCGTCCGACTGGGCTGTTTGTAAACGCTCTCAGCATGAGCGGCGCGACTTATTCCAATTTCAGGGAAAAACGGTTGGACCTCAAACTCGGAATACCGATAGTGGTTTCATCCGTGGCCATTGCTCCGCTTGGAGCCTGGGTTGGGCATTTGCTGCCGGGACACTACGTGATGTACGCGTTTATTGCGTTTTTGTGTTTCTCCGGACTGATGATGATGTTTTTCAAAAAATCAAAATATGAAAATCAGTACCGGGAGGACAGACCGTTTACCGGGCCATTTCTTGTGGGCGTTCTGGCCGGTTTCTTTTCCGGCCTCCTCGGAGTCGGCGGCGGAGGGATCATTTCCCCGCTGATGATAATGCAGGGGTTCAATCCCAAGAAAGTGGCTACGGTTACCGCGTTTTCTGTTCCGTTTTCGTCCATAACCGCATTTGCCGCCTATGCCCTGATGGGGTCCATTTCCGTGCGGCTGCTTATCTTTGCCGGGCTGGCCGCATGGGCCGGAGGATACATGGGGACCGGATTTATGCACAATAGAATGAAACCTGGAACTGTGAAGAAGTGTCTTGGCGCTGTTCTTTTGCTGCTGGCGGCAAGGCTGTTGTGGGTAGTTCTTACCGGATAA